CCTCCGTTACCTTTTAGGAGGCGACCGCCCCAGTCAAACTGCCCGCCTGACATTGTCCTCCCTCCCGATTAGGGAATGGAGTTAGAACTTCAGTATACCAAGTGTGGTATTCCACCGCTGGCTCCCCTAGAGCTGGCGCCCTAGGTTCTCAGCCTCCCACATATCCTATACATAGTATACCGAAGTTCAGTATCAGGGTACAGTAAAGCTCCACGGGGTCTTTCCGTCCTGCTACGGGTAGGCCGCGTCTGCACGACCACCGTTATTTCACCGAATTCCTCTTCGAGACGGCGCTCAGATCGTTACGCTTTTCATGCGCGTCGGAACTTACCCGACAAGGTATTTCGCTACCTTAGGACCGTTATAGTTACGGCCGCCGTTCACCGGGGCTTAAGTTCGGAGCTTCGCCAGCTTGCGCTAGCTAACCCCTCCCTATAACCTTCCGGCACCGGGCAAGCGTCGGCCCCTATACGTCGTCTTAACGACTTAGCAGAGACCTGTGTTTTTGTTAAACAGTCGCCTGAGCCTGTTTACTGAGACCCGAAAGAGCAGAAAGAAGCTAAGTTCCTTCCACCCCTTCAGGCACCCCTTCTCCCGAAGTTACGGGGCAAACTTGCCGAGTTCCTTGAAGAGGATTCTTTCGAACGCCTTAGGAGCGTGCTCCTCGTCTACCTGTGTTGGATTGCGGTACGGGCGCATACTTTCCTCGTTAGAGGTTTTTCTCGTGAGCATGGAATCAACCACTTCACCTTGCGGCTCCCCATCGCTTCTCAGAGTTAACGCATCCAGGGATTTGCCTCCAGATGCCTCCTACCAGCTTGGACGTGGACGACCAGAACCACGCTTGGTCTATCCTTCTCCGTCACCCCATCCTGATAACGGAAAATATGCGGTACAGGAATATTAACCTGTTGTCCATCACCTACGCCTTTCGGCCTCGGCTTAGGCCCGACTAACCCTGGGCGGACGAACCTTCCCCAGGAAACCTTAGACTTACGGCGGCAGGGATTCTCACCCTGCTTTTCGTTACTCAACCCAAGATTCTCACTTCTATCCACTCCAGCACTCCTTACGGTATGCCTTCTCTGTGGATAGAACGCTCGCCTACCGCTTAAGATACCCAAAGATATCTTAAACCCGCTGCTTCGGTAGTAGACTTAGCCCCGAACATTTTCGGCGCAGGACCGCTCGACTAGTGAGCTGTTACGCACTCTTTAAAGGATAGCTGCTTCTGAGCTAACCTCCTAGCTGTCTAAGCAGTCCCACATCCTTTGATGCACTTAGTCTACTTTAGGGACCTTAGCAGACGATCTGGGTTGTTTCCCTACTCGACGATGGACCTTAGAGCCCACCGACTCACTGGTAGGATACGGCAACACGGCATTCAAAGTTTGGTTGGGTTCGGAAGTCTGGTAAGACCCCTAGCCCATCCAGAGCTCTACCTCCATGTGCTAATTACCTACCGCTGCACCTAAATGCATTTCGGCGAGAACTAGCTATCTCCAGGTTCGGTTAGAATTTCTCTCCTACCCACAGCTCATCCGACGAGTTTTTTCCCCCGACCGGTTCGGGCCTCCACGGGCTCTTACACCCGTTTCACCCTGGCCATGGGTTGGCCACCTGGTTTCGAGTCTGATGACAGCGACTAGACGCCCTATTCGGACTCGCTTTCGCTACGGCTCCAGGTTTCACCCCTTAGCCTTGCCACTGCCATCAACTCCTTGGGTCATACTTCAATAGGCACGCAGTCAGGCTGAAGCATTGCTGCTCCATAGCCCTCCTACCCATTGTAGGCACATGATTTCAGAATCTATTTCACTCCCCTCCCGGGGTTCTTTTCACCTTTCCCTCGCGGTACTATGTTCACTATCGGTTGCCGGAGTATTTAGCCTTGGAAGGTGGTCCTCCCTGATTCCCGCGGGGTTCCACGTGTCCCGCGGTACTTGGGATCAAGCCTAGGAGTAAATTGTTTTTCGCTTACGGGACTATCACCCTCTTTGGTCGCTCTTTCCAAAGCGTTCAACTAAACAATTCATTTTTAACTCCACTTTCCCCTCGCGGGGGGAAAATGACTTGTCCCACTACCCCACTTGTGCAACGCCCGCGAGCTTCTGCACACAAGTGGTTTGGGCTATTCCCCTTTCGCTCGCCACTACTCAGGGAATCTCGGTTGATTTCTTTTCCTTGTGGTACTAAGATGTTTCAGTTCCCACGGTTCCCCTCTTTACCCTATGTATTCAGGTAAAGATGTACGAGTTTGGCTCGTACGAGTTTCCTCATTCGGAGATCCACGGATCAAAGCTTGTCTTGCAGCTCCCCGTGGCCTATCGCAGGCTTGCTGCGTCCTTCATCGGCTCCGTGCACCAAGGCATCCGTCATGTGCCCTTACTAATTTACTATACCCATTTGCAGTTTTCAAGGTACAATCAAACAATTTTAGCGGAGGGACTGTGCCCTCAAAACTAAACAGCGAAAACTAGGATTAAAATTTTCAAAGAAAATAACACACCTTTTTCAAAAAGCTCCTTAGAAAGGAGGTGATCCAGGCGCACGTTCTCGTACACCTACCTTGTTACGACTTCACCCTCCTCATCACGCACACCTTCGGAACTCACAGAGCCCCTTCTGGTGCACGCAACTCGGGTGGTGTGACGGGCGGTGTGTACAAGACCCGGGAACGTATTCATCGCCGTATAGCTGACCGGCGGTTACTAGCAACTCCAGCTTCATGAAGGTAAATTGCAACCTTCAATCCGTACTGGGGACAGTTTTTTGCGATTAGCTCCCCATCGCTGGTTCGCAACGCATTGTCCTGACCATTGTCGCATGTGTGTAGCCCTGGGCATAAGGGCCATGAGGATTTGACGTCATCCCCACCTTCCTCCAGCTTATCGCTGGCAGTCCCATTAGAGTGCATAAGCCAAAGCTTATTAGCAACTAATGGCAGGGGTTGCGCTCGTTCACGGACTTAACCGTACATCTTACGACACGAGCTGACGACAACCATGCAGCACCTGTGCATGTGCCATAGGGTGTAACCCCTATGGGGAGCCGAGTTTCTTCGGCTTTTCACATGCATGTCAAGCCCAGGTGAGGTTCTTCGTGTAGCATCGAATTAAACCACATGCCTCGCTGCTTGTGCGGGTCCCCGTCAATTCCTTTGAGTTTCAACCTTGCGGCCGTACTACCCAGGTGGGGTGCTTAACGCGTTAGCTCCGGCACTGAAGGAATTACCCTCCAACACCAAGCACCCATTGTTTAGGGCGTGGACTACCAGGGTATCTAATCCTGTTTGCTACCCACGCTTTCGTACCTGAGCGTCAGAGACAGGCCAGGGAGTCGCCTTCGCTACTGGTGTTCCTCCCGATATCTACGGATTTTACCCCTACACCGGGAATTCCACTCCCCTCTCCTGCTCTCTAGACTTGCAGTTTTGGATGCAAGCTCAAGGTTAAGCCCTGAGTTTTTACATCCAACTTACAAATCCGCCTGCGTACCCTTTACACCCAGTAATTCCGGATAACGCTCGCCCCCTACGTTTTACCGCAGCTGCTGGCACGTAGTTGGCTGGGGCTTATTCGCAAGGTACCATCAAGGATAGTGCCCTATTCGAACACTTCCCTTTTTCCCTTGCAAAAGGAGTTTACGACCTTTCGGCCTTCATCCTCCACGCGGCGTCGCTGGTTCAGGCTTTCGCCCATTGACCAATATTCCCCACTGCTGCCTCCCGTAGGAGTCTGGGCCGTGTCTCAGTCCCAATGTGGCTGACCACCCTCTCAGGCCAGCTACCCGTCGTAGCCTTGGTAAGCCGTTACCTCACCAACTAGCTGATAGGAGATGAGCTCATCCCAAAGCGATAGCTTACGCCATCTTTCTTTAGAAAACCGAAGTTTTCTAACATTATCGGGTATTACCCACCCTTTCGAGTGGCTATCCCCGTCTTCGGGGTAGATTGCTCATCCATTACTCACCCGTTTGCCGCTAAGAAGATCTCCATGTTGCCATGGAAATCTTCTCCGCTCGACTTGCATGTGTAAGGCACGCCGCCAGCGTTCATCCTGAGCCAGGATCAAACTCTCCGAAAATATTTAAGGGTCCTAATTTCGCTGTTTAGTTTTCAAGGTACAATCCACTAAAACCAACTTGCCTATCTTAGGCATTATACATTTTACTACTTATTTTTTTTCTGTCAAGAGGTAAACTCTTAACAGTTTTTTATTTTGCTTACACTCTGTTTTGAGTCTCAGCGATTACAATAATAGCAAAAAAGAAATTTTAAGTCAAGAGGGTAGAGAGGGAATTTTGAAAAAAAATTCAAAATTCTATTTAGATACGATAAAAACTACATTAAAAGGCAATTTTATGAACCCTTGCGGTTAAATTTGGAGAAAATGCAACCGCAGTAATTCTGCCTGTAAAGATTATAAAACCTGCTTAAAATAACGCTTGATTTAAACCCATTTCTTTTTTTGAAATCTACATACAAAAATTTAACATGTTCTTTTACTTCAATCTCTTTTGCGATTTCAAATACCCAGTCCGATCGTTTATGTGGACTGATTGTAATAGTAGTGGTAAAGTAATCAAAATTCATTGTTTTAGCAAGTTTTGCAGTTACTTCAAGCCGTTCCCTATAACAGAGAAAACACCTATAGCTACCTTCTTCGTCATTTTTAAAATCATCTACCATCGAGAACCATTTTTTGATAACATCAAAGTAATAATCCCCTTTAATAAGTGGAAAACTTAAAATCTTTGAAAGTTTAACAACTTCATTAAGTCTTTTTTCGTATTCACTTATTGGATGTATGTTTGGATTGTAAAAAAAGCCAGTTACATCGTAATGCCTTCCTCTTAAATATAAAACTGGGTAAGTTGCATCTGGTGCACAACATATATGTAAAAGAACTTTCTCAAAATTTCCATAAGGTAAAAGGGTTTTAAGATTTTTCTCCTTCATGGTAAAATTATAGCATGAAAGTGATAAATGAGATATTAGAAAACAATATCTTAATTGCCTCGATTATTTCAAACATTTCAGCGCAATTTCTAAAGGTGATATTTTCCTACATTATTGAAAAAAAATGGGATTGGCAACTTCTTATCTCAACGGGCGGAAGACCAAGCTCCCACACAGCAACGGTAACAACCCTTACAGTCCTATTAGGAGCAAAATACGGGTTTAATTCACCATACTTTACAATTGCATTCGTTTTTTCTTCAATTGTTATAGTTGATGCTCTTTCTGTAAGAAAAGAGGTCGGAAAACACGCAGAACTACTAAACGAATTTTTCTTTGAGACATCTATCGGAAAAAGGCTAAGAGATATTTTAGAGGTTGAGGCGTTTAAAGAACTTATAGGACACTCTTTTATAGAAGTTTTGATGGGCTTTCTTTTTGGTTTATTAGTTGGTGTAGTAGATATTGTATGGTTCCTCAAATAGAAAGATTAAACCTGTATTGTAAGGCTTCTGCAAGGTGAGGTAAACAGACGGAAGCACTTCCTTCAAGGTCTGCTATAGTGCGTGCAACCTTTAGAATTTTGTCATAACTTCTTCCAGTTAGCCCGAGTTTAGATGAAATGTTTTCCAAGAAAGCCTTCTCTTCGTTACCTAATTTAATAAACTCTTTAATTGATCTCGGAGTTAAGGAAGCGTTGTTTTTAATGGAAGTATTAGCGTATCTTCGGTTTTGAATTTCTCTTGCTTTTATTACTCTTTCTCTTATTTCTTTAGAAGTTTCACTCTTATTTTCTCCTACAAGCTCATTTGGTAAAAGTCTAGGCACATCAACCTGCAAATCAAATCTATCCCAAATTGGACCTGATACCCTGTTTCTGTATCTTCTTATCTCAGAAATCGAGCAGGTGCATGGGTGTTCTGGGTCTCCATACCAACCACACGGACAAGGATTCATTGCTGCAACAAGCATAAAATTAGCTGGAAATTGTAGTCTCTCTTTCGCCCTTGCAATAACAATGTGTCCATCCTCCATGGGTTGCCTAAGAGATTCTAAGACTTCTCTTTTAAATTCTGGGAACTCATCAAGGAATAGCACCCCATTGTGTGCTAAACTCACCTCACCGGGTTTAACTGGGTTACCTCCTCCAATAATTGAAGGAAGTGTAGCAGAAGAATGAGGTGAACGGAATGGCCGTTTGTTAATAAAGCCGTTATTAAGCATATTAGAGACACTGTAAATCTTTGAAATCTCAATTGATTCTTCTTTTGTTAATGGAGGAAAAATCGTAGGGATCCTTCTTGCAATGAGTGTTTTTCCAGAACCAGGACTGCCAACCATCACCAAGTTGTGGCCGCCTGCAACTGCAATTTCTACAGCTCTTTTTGCTTGTATCTGACCTTTTATATCAGAAAAATCTTCTTCAAAATTATAATCTTCCTTAAGAAGATCGTTTATATCTTTTTTAATGGGTTCTAAAACTCTATCACCGTTAAAAAACTCTACAACTTCTTTTATGTGCTTTACAAAATAAACATCCACATTATCTAACACACTAATTTCATCAACTAAATCAAAAGGAGCAATAACTTTTGATCCTTTCTTAAGTTCGGAAACCATAGGCAAAGCACCAATTATTTTACGGATACTTCCATCAAGAGATAGTTCACCAATAAAATAAAAATCGGAAACAGCATTCTTATCTTTTATGGCACCAATATCCAAAAGTATTGCTATGGCAATTGGTAAATCAAAATAGGAGCCTTCCTTTCTTACATCAGCTGGTGCAAGATTTACAACAATTTTTTTAATTGGAAAATCATACCCTGAATTTTTTATGGCACTTCTAACTCTATCTTTAGATTCTTCAATACTTTCAGCAGGAAGCCCTACAATTGTAAAAGAGGGCATACCTGCACCAATATCAACCTCTACTAAAACTTCAAAACCTTCCAATCCGTGAATGCTTATTGTTTTTACTTTCGAAAGCATTATTATGGCCTCACTACGTAAGTTTCGTCATCAAAATAGAGGTCTCTCCCCCATTCTAAATCTTCCGTAAATTTTGGATTAGGTTTATCAATTAACTCAACCCTTATAAAAGTTGATCTGTACCAAAGTTTATATGGAGGATTAACTTTTACAGGAGACTTCTCCACAACATAGTAATGCTCGTGCAAAATCCTTTCTCCTACAAGTAAGTATCCGTTAAAATCTCTTAAAGCATCCGTTATTACAAGATTCATTTCAAGTAGATTTTTCTCAACTTCATGCCATTTCTTTAAGGAAGACTCAAGATGGCTTAAACCAAAATACCCTGAGGATTTTTCTCCTTTAAGTGTGATTGCACATCTTGATAAGAAAAGCACCATCCCTTTTACTGTTTCAACTGGGTCGGTAAGAAAAACGTCAAATTTACCAACAAAATCTTCTTTGATTCTATCCTTTGCGTTATATAAGAAGGCTTCCAAATTGAGATTATGCCTTTTTGCAACAGTGTTAATATAATCAATTATCCTTTTATCCACATCTAACACAACGATCCTTTTCGGAAGATTTGTTAAAGCAAAGGCAACACTTGTTAAATCATCATCACCTAAAAATAGGATTTCTTTACCCTCAAGATCTCCTCTTTCGTAAACAAATTCAAGGCGTCGAATGGAATTTTCTTCTGGCACTACACCTTGGTCGAATTCTGTTGTCTCAGAGGGTCTACTTGCAAATATCTCGGAGAATTTTTCTAAAACTTCTTTAAATTTAGTTGTGTCGTATAAGAGTCCTTTGCAAGACGGACATTTTGTTTCTATATAGGGAATTGCATGAGATTCTTTTAAATAATCAATTCCTTTTGGAGTAATTTTAATTAGAGTTTCTTCAAAATCTATAAGATTATGTTTCTTAAGCGATTCCAAAGTATCGTAAAATCCTTTAATGTCGTTATCGTAATGTATTAAAAGTTCCCAAATATCCAAAGGATTCTTCCATAGTGCTCTTAAAATTTCTAATTCTTCTCTTTTCATAGGCATCTCCTTAAAATTTAATAACTCATACTCATTCTATCAAAAGTATTTTATTTTTAAAAATTACGCTTTTTGTTATAATGAGTTGTGATGATAAAAGGAGTGGGTGTTGATATTGTAAACTTAAAAAGAATTGAAAAGCTTCTTCAATGTTATGGTAAGAAATTTCTGGAAAGGGTGTTATGTAAAGAGGAAATAGAAGAAGCTAACAAAAGAGAAAATAAAGCAGAGTTTGTTGGTGGCAGATTTGCAGTTAAAGAGGCAATTAAAAAAGCTTTCGATAAAAACATTTCTTTTAAAGAAATCTGCATCTTACAAAATGCCGATGGGAAAATTTTTTTACGGGGTTATCAAAATGTATTTATCTCCATTTCTCATGAGAAAGATTTTGCAATAGGACTTGCAATAAGGGTTGAAATATGAAAGTAGCGACTAAAGAAGAAATTTCACAACTCGATAAACTTGCAGTATCACTTGGCTTGACTAGTGAAATCCTAATGGAAAATGCTTCATCTTCAGTATTTCACTTTATCGAGAACAAAATCGGGTTTAATAATAAATTCCTTGTTTTTGCTGGTCCAGGCAACAACGGAGGAGATGCACTTGCAGTTGCAAGAAAACTCTCGTCACATTTTGCAAAAGTAACAGTTTGTTTAGTTACTAACAAAAATAAATTCAAAGACCTTGCTTTAAAGAATCTTGAAATTCTTACTAACTATCCTATAGAGATATTGGAATACAATGGAGTTAATAGGGTCATCCTACACGAATTAGCAACAAGCACTGTAATTATTGACGGTATTTTCGGTGTGGGTTTAAATAGACCCATCGATGGAAAATTAAAAGAACTCATTATGGAAATAAATAATTCAGGGAAAAGTATTATTGCTGTTGATATTCCCTCAGGAATAGACGCAAACAACGGCCAAATTCTCAGTGTTGCGGTAAAAGCCAACTATACAATAACCTTTGGCCTACCAAAGAGAGGCTTTTTTTCATACCCAGGGAACGAATACGTAGGAAAACTAATTGTTTCACATATATCGTATCCTCCTCAACTAACAGATTCAGAAAATATAAATGTTCAAATACACTATGTAGAACCCATGCAACAAAGAGATAGAAACGCACATAAAGGAAGCCTTGGGAAAGCCTTATTCATTGCAGGGTCAGACAAGTATTTTGGTGCACCTTTTTTCAACTCACTATCTTTTATAAAAGGTGGGGGTGGGGTTTCATTCCTTGCAACAACCGAAAGTGTAGGAAAAGTTGTTTTAGCAAGCGCAAAAGAAGTAGTGTTAATGCCAATGATTGAATCCGAAAACCATACGGTATCGGCAAAAAATATACAAAAATTAGTCGAATTTTCTTCAAATGTTGACATCGTTGCAATTGGTTCTGGGCTTTCAATTGATGAAGATACAGAAAAGCTTGTTATTGAAACTATCAAAAATGTTAAAAAACCAGTTATTGTTGATGGAGATGGTCTTACAATACTCTCAAGGCACTTAGAAGTGCTTAAAGAAAGAAATTATGAAACAATTCTTACACCTCATATAGGTGAATTTTCAAGGTTGATAATGCAACCGAGAGAGAATATAGAAAAAGATAGGTTCTCATACCTTTTTGAAGCAATGAAAAGTTTAAATTCAATCATTGTCCTTAAAGGTCCTAATACACTCATTGGTGCAGATGGCAAAATATACATAAATACATCTGGTAACCCTGTTCTTGCAACACCTGGGAGCGGAGATATTCTCGTTGGATTAATCGCTTCACAA
This window of the Caldisericaceae bacterium genome carries:
- a CDS encoding epoxyqueuosine reductase QueH codes for the protein MKEKNLKTLLPYGNFEKVLLHICCAPDATYPVLYLRGRHYDVTGFFYNPNIHPISEYEKRLNEVVKLSKILSFPLIKGDYYFDVIKKWFSMVDDFKNDEEGSYRCFLCYRERLEVTAKLAKTMNFDYFTTTITISPHKRSDWVFEIAKEIEVKEHVKFLYVDFKKRNGFKSSVILSRFYNLYRQNYCGCIFSKFNRKGS
- a CDS encoding divergent PAP2 family protein; this translates as MKVINEILENNILIASIISNISAQFLKVIFSYIIEKKWDWQLLISTGGRPSSHTATVTTLTVLLGAKYGFNSPYFTIAFVFSSIVIVDALSVRKEVGKHAELLNEFFFETSIGKRLRDILEVEAFKELIGHSFIEVLMGFLFGLLVGVVDIVWFLK
- a CDS encoding YifB family Mg chelatase-like AAA ATPase — its product is MLSKVKTISIHGLEGFEVLVEVDIGAGMPSFTIVGLPAESIEESKDRVRSAIKNSGYDFPIKKIVVNLAPADVRKEGSYFDLPIAIAILLDIGAIKDKNAVSDFYFIGELSLDGSIRKIIGALPMVSELKKGSKVIAPFDLVDEISVLDNVDVYFVKHIKEVVEFFNGDRVLEPIKKDINDLLKEDYNFEEDFSDIKGQIQAKRAVEIAVAGGHNLVMVGSPGSGKTLIARRIPTIFPPLTKEESIEISKIYSVSNMLNNGFINKRPFRSPHSSATLPSIIGGGNPVKPGEVSLAHNGVLFLDEFPEFKREVLESLRQPMEDGHIVIARAKERLQFPANFMLVAAMNPCPCGWYGDPEHPCTCSISEIRRYRNRVSGPIWDRFDLQVDVPRLLPNELVGENKSETSKEIRERVIKAREIQNRRYANTSIKNNASLTPRSIKEFIKLGNEEKAFLENISSKLGLTGRSYDKILKVARTIADLEGSASVCLPHLAEALQYRFNLSI
- a CDS encoding bis-aminopropyl spermidine synthase family protein codes for the protein MKREELEILRALWKNPLDIWELLIHYDNDIKGFYDTLESLKKHNLIDFEETLIKITPKGIDYLKESHAIPYIETKCPSCKGLLYDTTKFKEVLEKFSEIFASRPSETTEFDQGVVPEENSIRRLEFVYERGDLEGKEILFLGDDDLTSVAFALTNLPKRIVVLDVDKRIIDYINTVAKRHNLNLEAFLYNAKDRIKEDFVGKFDVFLTDPVETVKGMVLFLSRCAITLKGEKSSGYFGLSHLESSLKKWHEVEKNLLEMNLVITDALRDFNGYLLVGERILHEHYYVVEKSPVKVNPPYKLWYRSTFIRVELIDKPNPKFTEDLEWGRDLYFDDETYVVRP
- the acpS gene encoding holo-ACP synthase translates to MIKGVGVDIVNLKRIEKLLQCYGKKFLERVLCKEEIEEANKRENKAEFVGGRFAVKEAIKKAFDKNISFKEICILQNADGKIFLRGYQNVFISISHEKDFAIGLAIRVEI
- a CDS encoding NAD(P)H-hydrate dehydratase; translation: MKVATKEEISQLDKLAVSLGLTSEILMENASSSVFHFIENKIGFNNKFLVFAGPGNNGGDALAVARKLSSHFAKVTVCLVTNKNKFKDLALKNLEILTNYPIEILEYNGVNRVILHELATSTVIIDGIFGVGLNRPIDGKLKELIMEINNSGKSIIAVDIPSGIDANNGQILSVAVKANYTITFGLPKRGFFSYPGNEYVGKLIVSHISYPPQLTDSENINVQIHYVEPMQQRDRNAHKGSLGKALFIAGSDKYFGAPFFNSLSFIKGGGGVSFLATTESVGKVVLASAKEVVLMPMIESENHTVSAKNIQKLVEFSSNVDIVAIGSGLSIDEDTEKLVIETIKNVKKPVIVDGDGLTILSRHLEVLKERNYETILTPHIGEFSRLIMQPRENIEKDRFSYLFEAMKSLNSIIVLKGPNTLIGADGKIYINTSGNPVLATPGSGDILVGLIASQVVRKNNVLDGVILGVYLHGLISDLIQKNYKEGITSSEILENIKVAVKYYEENYEAIKEGFYEGKRNLR